One Micromonospora sp. WMMD812 genomic window carries:
- a CDS encoding nitroreductase/quinone reductase family protein, producing MSVLGALTRRVGHHRWFGAAARLLVPADRMVGRLTRGRVVALGLIPSLVLTTTGRRSGKPRSNPLLYVRDGDAFVVIGSNWGQTHHPGWAMNLLAQPGAEVDVRGRRIPVRADVATGAERDRLWHLLVTEWPAYRTYVRRAGGREIRIFRLVPVGRGEPGGTGERG from the coding sequence ATGTCCGTGCTCGGAGCCCTCACCCGCCGCGTCGGCCACCACCGCTGGTTCGGTGCCGCCGCGCGCCTGCTCGTCCCGGCGGATCGAATGGTCGGGCGGCTCACCCGGGGCCGGGTGGTCGCGCTGGGCCTCATCCCGTCCCTGGTCCTGACCACCACCGGCCGCCGCTCCGGCAAGCCCCGCAGCAACCCCCTGCTGTACGTCCGCGACGGCGACGCCTTCGTCGTCATCGGTTCGAACTGGGGCCAGACCCACCACCCCGGCTGGGCGATGAACCTGCTCGCCCAACCCGGCGCCGAGGTGGACGTACGGGGCCGACGGATCCCGGTGCGCGCCGACGTCGCCACCGGCGCCGAGCGGGACCGGCTCTGGCATCTGCTGGTCACCGAGTGGCCGGCGTACCGCACGTACGTGCGTCGGGCCGGCGGCCGGGAGATCCGCATCTTTCGACTGGTCCCGGTCGGGCGCGGCGAGCCGGGCGGAACGGGCGAGCGTGGCTAG
- a CDS encoding nucleotidyltransferase domain-containing protein, with the protein MDASSEDTEVDRHLADPRWTVAERVAAAARRRFPADVLAVAVHGPLAHGDDDGGGDGEVGLLVVTYRPESGPSPATRRVDGVLVDLTVAGADDYLRQARTITPLWPLTADRYVTTRSLHDPTNWLRTLRDEHLGRLARARPAEFSAAARQAWYRGYAAHARAARLAEWYETDQALLMLGEARLAAATVNGLLGRTYFRDPGDAVRRTGLAGADMTEVGAVLARQSAELAARGQPVDGTVDDLLTS; encoded by the coding sequence GTGGACGCGAGCAGCGAGGACACCGAGGTCGACCGACACCTGGCCGATCCCCGGTGGACGGTGGCCGAGCGCGTGGCGGCGGCGGCGCGGCGGCGGTTCCCCGCCGACGTGCTCGCGGTCGCGGTGCACGGGCCGCTGGCCCACGGCGACGACGACGGTGGCGGTGACGGCGAGGTCGGGCTGCTGGTGGTGACCTACCGGCCGGAATCGGGGCCGAGCCCCGCCACCCGTCGCGTGGACGGCGTGCTGGTCGACCTCACGGTGGCCGGGGCGGACGACTACCTCCGGCAGGCCCGGACCATCACGCCGCTCTGGCCGCTGACCGCCGACCGCTACGTCACCACCCGCTCGCTGCACGACCCGACGAACTGGCTGCGTACCCTGCGCGACGAGCACCTGGGCCGCCTGGCCCGGGCCCGGCCGGCCGAGTTCAGCGCCGCCGCCCGGCAGGCCTGGTACCGGGGCTACGCGGCGCACGCCCGGGCCGCGCGCCTGGCCGAGTGGTACGAGACGGACCAGGCGCTGCTCATGCTCGGCGAGGCCCGGCTGGCCGCGGCGACGGTGAACGGCCTACTCGGCCGGACCTACTTCCGGGATCCCGGTGACGCGGTCCGCCGTACGGGGCTGGCCGGCGCGGACATGACCGAGGTGGGTGCGGTGCTGGCGCGCCAGTCGGCGGAGCTGGCCGCCCGGGGCCAGCCGGTCGACGGCACTGTGGACGATCTCCTCACGAGCTGA
- a CDS encoding VIT1/CCC1 transporter family protein, with translation MTDTPAALREAHHADVSGGWLRPAVFGAMDGLVTNIALIAGVGGGGVSPRSIVLTGAAGLVAGAISMGLGEYTSVRSANEQVAAEVAKERRELERHPEAEARELADAWVARGLPRDLATQVAETVRRNPEEALRVHVREELGVDPDEQPSPWAAAFSSFLFFSVGALVPLLTYLVGFTSLGLALGVGGLGLFAAGAVVARFTNRAWWSGGLRQLLLGAGAAAATYGIGALIGVQGGLG, from the coding sequence GTGACCGACACCCCGGCGGCGCTGCGCGAGGCGCACCACGCGGACGTGTCCGGCGGCTGGCTGCGGCCGGCGGTGTTCGGCGCCATGGACGGCCTGGTCACCAACATCGCCCTGATCGCCGGGGTGGGTGGCGGCGGCGTGTCGCCGCGCAGCATCGTGCTGACCGGCGCGGCCGGCCTGGTGGCCGGGGCCATCTCGATGGGGCTGGGTGAGTACACCAGCGTCCGGTCGGCCAACGAGCAGGTCGCCGCCGAGGTGGCCAAGGAGCGGCGGGAACTGGAGCGGCACCCCGAGGCGGAGGCGCGGGAGCTGGCCGACGCCTGGGTGGCCCGCGGGCTGCCCCGGGATCTCGCCACGCAGGTGGCCGAGACCGTCCGGCGAAACCCGGAGGAGGCGCTGCGGGTGCACGTCCGGGAGGAGTTGGGCGTCGACCCGGACGAGCAGCCGAGCCCCTGGGCCGCCGCGTTCTCGTCGTTCCTGTTCTTCTCGGTCGGCGCGCTGGTGCCGCTGCTGACCTACCTCGTCGGCTTCACCAGCCTCGGGCTGGCGCTCGGCGTGGGCGGGCTCGGTCTCTTCGCCGCCGGTGCGGTGGTCGCCCGGTTCACCAACCGGGCCTGGTGGTCCGGCGGGCTACGCCAACTGCTGCTGGGTGCGGGGGCCGCCGCCGCGACCTACGGGATCGGCGCCCTGATCGGCGTCCAGGGCGGCCTCGGCTGA
- the map gene encoding type I methionyl aminopeptidase, which produces MTVRAPLTPGTLSPWRPVPAHIARPEYVGKKGPQEWRGSHVQTPETIEKMRVASRLAAQATQLAGEHCKPGVTTDEIDRVVHEFLCDHGAYPSTLGYKGFPKSCCTSLNEVICHGIPDTTVLEDGDIINVDVTAYINGVHGDTDATFCVGAVSEEARLLVERTHEAMMRGIRAVAPGRQINVIGRVIESYAKRFGYGVVRDFTGHGIGESFHSGLYVPHYDSPRPTDVMEPGMTFTIEPMITLGTYQYDMWDDGWTVVTKDRKWTAQFEHTILVTEDGHEILTLP; this is translated from the coding sequence ATGACCGTCCGTGCGCCGCTGACCCCAGGCACGCTCTCCCCGTGGCGACCGGTGCCTGCCCACATCGCCCGTCCCGAGTACGTGGGCAAGAAGGGCCCGCAGGAGTGGCGGGGGTCGCACGTGCAGACCCCGGAGACCATCGAGAAGATGCGGGTCGCCAGCCGGCTGGCCGCGCAGGCGACCCAGCTCGCCGGGGAGCACTGCAAGCCGGGTGTCACCACCGACGAGATCGACCGGGTGGTGCACGAGTTCCTCTGCGACCACGGCGCCTACCCGTCGACGTTGGGCTACAAGGGCTTCCCCAAGTCCTGCTGCACCAGCCTCAACGAGGTGATCTGCCACGGCATCCCGGACACGACCGTGCTCGAGGACGGCGACATCATCAACGTCGACGTGACCGCGTACATCAACGGCGTGCACGGTGACACCGACGCCACGTTCTGCGTCGGCGCGGTCAGCGAGGAGGCCCGGCTGCTGGTCGAGCGGACCCACGAGGCGATGATGCGCGGCATCCGGGCGGTGGCCCCGGGCCGCCAGATCAACGTGATCGGCCGGGTCATCGAGTCGTACGCCAAGCGCTTCGGCTACGGCGTGGTCCGCGACTTCACCGGCCACGGGATCGGCGAGTCCTTCCACAGCGGCCTCTACGTGCCGCACTACGACAGCCCGCGCCCCACCGACGTCATGGAGCCGGGGATGACCTTCACCATCGAGCCGATGATCACCCTCGGCACCTACCAGTACGACATGTGGGACGACGGCTGGACGGTGGTCACGAAGGACCGGAAGTGGACGGCCCAGTTCGAGCACACCATCCTGGTGACCGAAGACGGGCACGAGATCCTGACCCTGCCGTGA